The sequence CATTGTTCTCGTCCtattcttctatcaaatttcACGTTCTTAAGAAATATGTATATGAATTGGGTTTCAGGCTTTGAAGAGTTCAGCTGCAACTGTACTAAAGCCGGGAAGGAATACTATCACATTTGATTTGCCTCCACAAAAACCGGGTTCCTATGTTTTGGGAGTCGTTACTGGCCAGATTGGCCGCTTGAGATTCAGGTCTCACAGCTTTTCAAAGGGTGGTCCTGGAGAAACTGATGATTTTATGAGTTATGAAAAGCCAACCAGACCTATCCTGAAGGTACACGATCTCCGAAGAAATTTATTACAGCTTGTGGAACAGTAGAAAATCCTTAATTACATGCGTGAGTAGTGATACTCTTATGTAACATTTGTTTCCTTGATTGATACGATAAACATCTTGTTCTTTAGGTGGCCAAACCAAGAGCTCTGGTTGATCTTTCTGCAGCTGTATCTTCTGCGCTACTTATAAATGAAGCCCAGTGGATTGGTGTCATTGTACGTCCTATTAATTACTCACTGAAAGGCGCCATCTTGCACATTGATACTGGTCCAGGGCTAAAGATTGAAGACTCATACGGCATTGAGATGGAGAGTTACATGGAAACAGATTGTGATGCTGGTGCAACAAAAGCTGAAGTTTCTGTAGAAGATAGCCATGTCTCTCCAAAACGTGATTCAGAGGTACTTAATCTCTGCGAAGGTAAAATAGTTTTCTCAGAATGGGCGAGCAATGTGAGTTCTATTCTGTGGGTCCCTGTTCGTGCATTGAGTGAGAAGCTTGCTAGAGGTTCATCTTCAGGTTTGCAGCAATAAATCATTTTCTGATTATTACAATGTCTCTCGTCACATCCACTGGCCACTGATCGATTTTCTTTTGCGTTAACAGTCACTCCACTGAAACAAGATATTTTAGAGGGAATGAGAACTGTGGCTCTGAAACTTGAATTTGGTGTGCATCATAACCAGATATTTGAGAGGTATTGTATTTATTTCCTGTTATGGTAAATCTTGATCATCTTTGTTCCACATCAGAGGTTTTGTTATGTGGGCAGAACGATAGCTGCACATTTTACCGACCCTTTTGACGTGACTACAAGGGTGGCAAACAAATGCAATGATGGCACATTGGTCTTGCAGGTAGCCAACTTTTTATTCTTAACCTCTCAGTCCCCTCACTCTTATTCATGTCCACCCAAgattattaatcaaataattctTGTTTACAGGTTATGCTACACTCCCTTGTCAAGGCCAACTTGATAGTTCTTGATGCTTGGCTTGATCTTCAAGATGGATTTGTTCATGGAAAAAGTGATGGAAGACCAACTTCCACGTTCTTTCCGCTTGTTGTGTCTCCGGGGTCTAGGGCAGCAGTTGTGTTCAGTATATCCATAGAGAAGACAATGCCATCAGGTAAACACACTTAAACTGATAAGGCCATCTGCGATTAGGAAAACTGTTTCTGATGTCAGAACACTGCGTACAATAATGATAACTTAACATATAATACATAGGGAGATCCACTTGTTGAACGGGTCAAAACTCTTGACCTCTGACTTGTACTTTTCATCCATAACTCACTGATGCAGTGGGTATTGGCATATACAAAATGACAATTGCATACTAAAACAGAGacaattttcttttacaaaaaatgttgtggATAACTGCGAACTAACTAATTGTTTGCACAACATAAGGGAAAGATTTGCAGCTACCAGAGAGCATTCTGAATATCAAATATGAAATCCATGGTGATAGAGCTGCTGGAGCACACAACCCAGTGGATGCTGCAGATCACTCTGTAGCTGATGCTGAAAGGAGAGATTTGGTGTTCAAGAGTGCTATAGTTTTGCAGCGCCCAGTGCTTGATCCTTGCCTGACAGTTGGATTTCTTCCACTTCCTTCTGATGGTCTTAGGGTCGGGAAACTTATTACCATGCAGTGGAGAGTCGAAAGGCTGAAAGAGCTCAAGGGAAGTGAATCCGTAGAAAAGCAACATGTAAGTCATGTCCAGATCGaactttatattatatattacttttCCTTCCGAGTGTCATTTGCTATAATCATCGATCCACGATCAGTTCATCATTACCAGGGTTTCCCTTTTTGAATTTgtgattgttttgtttccacAAGGATGAGGTGTTATACGAAGTCAATGCAAATTCGGAGAACTGGATGATTGCGGGTAGGAAGAGGGGTTATGTCTCTCTCTCAGAGGAGCAAGGTAAAGTAAATCTTTCCTTCTTCGTTCTTATTTTGTATCAAGAAAGACTTTGCATACTAATGATGATAAGTTTTGTTGGGTGGTTAAAATATTACAGGTTCAAGAGTGGTAATATCGATACTATGTGTTCCATTAGTTGCGGGTTATGTCCGTCCTCCTCAGCTCGGTTTGCCAAACGTGGAAGAAGCAAATGTAAGCAGCAATCCACCAGGTCCTCACTTAGTGTGCGTCTTGCCTCCACTTCTCAGTTCTTCCTATTGCGTCCCTGTCAAGTAGTAAAGGTAGTTCACTTAAACATTTTCCACTCCCGACTCAAATTTCATTAAGAGTATTTGCTGCGAGAACAGTCAATAAGTATTTTATTGtatgtttcttttttgttgGTTTGCGACAGAAATATCAAAGAATTGAGTTCATTGGTCGTCAATGGAGTTTGAATTACGCAAACAACACCTTTGTTTGATACCATTACACACCAAATGAATGTCACAATCAAATTCTTTATCTGTTTATTTCAAAAGGGAAACTTTTAATACGTTTGGTAGAGAGAACTCAACTCTCGAGAGAATCTGGataggaaaaaaatattattcccGCAGAACCAAACTAAGGTACCACTGCTATATTTAAGAGTGAACGAAGTGAAAGACCGTTACGGGGAGAAAATTAGTGAAATAGCAATGTAAAGATTATAGTGAAAGATGTGACAATTTATCTTAGGAGGTTTTTCTACATCTACCTTTTATGTTGTATTGTCTTGTGTTTGTGGAGTTTGGTTAAACTTTTATTCTATTTGTAGCCCAAATGTTTGAGAATTAATGTAAGTTGTGTCCCAAAAAAAGGTTAAAGATCATTAGATCCAATTAATGTGCGGCGAATAACAAAGAACAACATACACGCTAGGCTTcgattttctttttatcagaACACTCATGCAGTTCATTCACTTTTTCAACATAtgttaatattttcaaattggTCAATTTTTAACATAATGTTTATTGTATCATCATAACACCAAATTTGTAATGGTTAGTTGCTGACTTTTAGTTTTTGATGAGTATAGAATAAAAACATCCAACTCATTTCAAccagataaaataaaaattgaacaTACTTAATACTAACATGGCTCGTTTCAACTTCTTCAAAAAAACATGGCTCATTTCAACCACTTTTACTGGGTAAAaattagaagaagaaagaagagagtagGCTAGACAAAAGAGGAGACAGTGAAAAGAAGATGCCTCCACCAGCAGAATGTTAGCTCTCAGATAGCTTCATCATTTTCTTGGATCGAATGGCTTTACTGATTACACGTTTAGGTAGCAAGCATTTCACAGGTtactattagattttttttaaaggttagGCAATATAAATTGTATTACAAAAATcggaaaatatcaaaaagtttaattataGCTGAATGGTAATCAATAAGTCGATAGTGACACACTGATGCTGACACTATGTACTAACTAAGTAACTATCACTTCATTTTCAAGCAAACTAAAGTCTTCCACATAATCAACTCCCTAGATTTGGCATGCTCATTGCTCGTAGCATTAACTTCCAACCTAATTTTCTAAGCTGGCTCACATCATATTAAATCGTGTTTGATACATGGCATATATTCGAGAGAGAGTAAACCAATACCAATTATCCTTCAATAGATTATAGGTCTAGTCTTGTCGTGCTATCGTAAAGTAAAATATAAcagaatatatatttaaattacaaaaattgttatcgtGTTATTATTCAACTGTATAGAAATTCATCTGTTTTATGGGTCTGAAAATGTCTACTTGTTTATTATTCTGAATAAGATCATGGTTGTGttgtttttgtcataaaaatattcgtttctttatttttaataaaattcattaattcTCCTGTGTTTCATTTGTCGAATTCTATAGTCGATTTCAAATCAGTTTTAgtgaaataaaatgttaaaatactctaaaattgttagtttttttttttgtcaagaatTTCATTCAAAAACAAGTCAAATGACTTGAAATCACATCAAGTTTGAAACATAAAGATGCAAATAAGACATCAGTAGATGCCACAAGGCCAAAGCCTTAAACAAAAATAACCAAAAGGAGCGTTAAACCAAATGTAAACAACTCCAAAGACCACTAGTTTCGCGGCCATCAGGCAGATTCATGACGATCAGCATTATGGCATTGCTTGGTTTCTGATAACAGGAGATAACCAAGAAGGGCCTCCACTAGCAATGTAAGATTGGTAACGTAGACCTGCAGTGACACTAGCGGCAATCTCAAACGCTACTGAGTTAACTCCCTCTGGTACTAACAGCACTTGACAATAATCGAATTGGTGCAAGGAGCGTAGCGTACTCGATAGCAGTATTGGTACATTCGGGTACAATCGAGGGTTGTTGATGGCATCCAAAACAAGCGGAGAAGAGATTTCAAAGATTACCTTTTTGAAATGTAAGTTGTGCATGTCCGTGCATGCCCGTAGAAGAGTGCACAACCCTGCTTCAAAGGAAGAACTCATAGGCGATAAAGCACTCCTACTATGCACCAGTGGAATGCCGGTATGGCTTCGAGCAATCCAAGCTGCTCCACCCTTTAACAGGGGATCTACCCAAGATGATGCTACATTACACTTAGTAATTCCAGGAGGAGGTTTTTGCCATTTACTTCTTGCCTCAAGATTAGTCAGTTGAGATGAAGGACCGTCTCCACTGATAAGTGACATATTTAGCCACATAGTAGCTTCGTCGGACGCTTTGGAGAAGATCAGTTCAGCATCCTTCGTCCATTGTTCGAAGCAAAACGAGTTACGGGCTTTCCATATGTGCCACAGGATCCAAGGAAAGGCTAGTCGAGCTTCATTCTCTTTTGGTAACTTCCTGCTCACCGACATCAGATGATAGAAATTGAGCCACACCGAGTTGACAGAAAAACCACCAGATGGCATAGGAAAACCAGATCTTGTCCATACTTTCTTCGCAACCTCACAGTGGAAGAGGACATGGCATATTGTCTCCTCTGCCAAACCGCATCTAGAACAAGTCGTATCTAACAAAATCCCCCGCGACTGCAGTCTACTTTTGACCGCTAACGCTCCCGACAGTGCTCTCCACATAAAATGTTTGATCTTAGGTGATGTATTGGTCTGCCAAAGATCTTTCCAAAGTCTTTTTTCTATTGGAGGAAGACCTGGAGAGGGAGGAAGCTGCATTTCCTGCACAGTCTCAGCTAACTTGTAGCCACTTTTTGAATTGTAGATTCCATTCCTTGAGAAACCCCACATCTTCTGGTCTTGACGAGCTAAATCCATAGGAGTCTGCAATACACGCTCAACATCCTCCTCAGCTATTAGTTCTCGAATTCTTGGCACACTCCAACTTCCTACTCTCGGATCAATCAAATCACTCACCGTCAGTGTGAGGTCAACAATCGCATCCTGTCTATACATAGGGGGACGAGCTCTGCCATCTACCAGCCAATTATCAGACCATAGCCTAGTAGTCTCCCCAGAGCCAATCTTGTGATATAACCCTTGTGAGAGAAGCTCCCTACCATGAATGATGCTGCGCCAAGCAAAGGATGGTCTAGTTCCTATGCTGCACTCCAGGAAGTCAGTTCTTGCGAAGTACCTGTGCTTCAGAATCCGAGCCACCAGTGACTCTGGATTAGACCAAATTCTCCAAGCTTGCTTTGCAAGTAAGGCTTGATTAAACTTCTCAATATCCTTGAATCCAAGACCACCAAGCTCTTTCTCCTTACATAGCTTTTGCCATGCCACCcaagaaattttctttttattattccCAGAACTCCACCAAAATTCCACCATAGCACTAGTCAGCTTAGCACACACATCCTTTGGCAACCTAAAGCACGACATTGCATAAATAGGTAGCGCCAACGCCACAGATTTCAAGAGAATTTCCTTACCACCTTGTGATAAAGATTTCGAGAACCAACCCCTTAGTCTCCCCTGTAGCTTTTCCTTAAGGAAGTTCAGCATCTTGACTTTAGAGCCACTAAAGCACTCAGGTAAACCTAAGTAAGACCCTTCTCCACCTTCTTGGTCTATACCTAAGATACCTTTAATCTCTTCCTTCGCATCAGGAGGAACCTTAGAGCCAAAGATTATCGACGACTTTTGCAAGTTAATCATCTGACCTGATGCCTCTCCATACTCTTTAAGACATGTCAGCACTTCTGTTGCTTCCAAGATGTTGGCTTTGCATAGAAGAAGGCTGTCATCTGCAAACAACAGATGATGGACTGCCGGGGCTGAAGCTGAGAGCTTAATGCCATGAAGTCTTCCCGCTTCCTCAGATGCACTGAGACAAGACACCAAGGCTTCAGCGCATAAGATAAATAGAAATGGGGAGAGCGGATCACCCTGGCGCAAACCTCTCTCAGGTTTGATAAATCCATGTGAATTCCCATTCAGCAAAACAGAGAAAGAGACTGTTGTGACACAAGCCATTATCCATCTAACCCACGTTCTCTCAAAGCCCATCTTCTCAAGAAGCACCTCCAAGAAGTTCCACTCCACACGATCATATGCCTTGGACATATCAGTTTTTATCGCCATGCATTCTTCAGCCACCTTCTGATTAGTTCTCAACCCATGCACCATCTCGTGTGCGATGATAATATTGTCTGAAATGAGTCTCCCAGACACAAAGGCTCCCTGAGTTTCAGAGATGATGCTCGGCAAAATTGCCTTCAGCCGTTTGCTCAATATTTTCGAGATGATCTTACATTGAACTGAGCAGAGACTGATAGGTCGAAGATCCTGCATTCTTGTCGGCTTGGTAATTTTTGGCAAGAGACAGAGCTGGGTATGATTCCATCCATCTGGCATAATAGAATTCTTGAAGAAACCACTGATCTCCTCTGTCAGCTTCGGCCCCACTATATGCCAGAATTTTTGATAGAAAATTCCAGTAAGTCCATCTTCTCCTGGAGCACTACTGCCTTTAATATTGAAGGCTGCCTTTCTGATCTCTTCTGCTGAAACCGGAGCAGACAGCATCACATTCATTGCAGGAGTAACCCGTCCTTGAAACCCAGTGAACAGAGCTTCCAAGTCGAAAGGGTTCGAACTTCTAAACAAGTCCCGAAAATACTCCACAGCTATGTTACCTTTTGAACCCTCCGAGAAATTCTCTTGTCCCAGCTCATCCAGGAGCATCAGTATACGGTTTTGCAGTCGCTTCCCAGCCACGCAATTGTGAAAAAACTTAGTGTTTCTATCACCGGACCGTAACCATTCTTCTCTACACTTCTGCCTCCAAAACACCTCTTCCTCTCTTAAAGCTTCAGCCAAGTCCATTTTCAGCTTCCTCATCAGATTATAAGAAGGAAACCTTTTAGCCACTTCTTTCTCCAACGCCTCCTTTAGTCTCGAGATCTTATTTCTGGAATTGGTGTCAGAATAACGCTTCCACTTCATAATGCTCTTCCTGCATCGTCCTATGCGTTCCATAGTATTGCTCTGATCCAAACCTTCTGTCCCCCAGCTCTCTTTAATCAGTTCTTCAATACCAGCTTTATTCAAGTATCTTTTGTCAAAGAAAAAACGACTGCGCTTCGGATCATCTCTTTCCAAGGCAAAACATATCCTGATAGGACGGTGATCTGAAGCCCATAACTCGAGGTATTCCATACTTGATCTTGGAAACAAGGAGAACCACTCATTATTCCCAAAACTGCGATCAAGTCTACACTGCACCCAGACTCTTTCTCTCCAACCACCCCACGATAAGCAGTTACCTGTGTATCTTAGCTCACGTATTTTACAATTTTCCGCCATATTGCGAAAATCCCAAAAAGAAGATTCATGCCTTTCAGCCCCACCAACTTTCTCCTCCTTAGTCATTAGCTCATTAAAGTCACCAGCTAGTAACCACGCCTCATTTCTGACTAACCCAATGCGAGTCAAGCGTTCCCAAACCTCCTGCCTGTTCGCTTTGACAGGATCCCCATACACACATGTAAGAAAAAACTTGATTGACCCAAATGTAACCTCCATATCAATGATCCTCTTATCCGCTGAGAGAATCGATACCGAATAGCTATCTTTCCACAATACAGCAAGCCCACCACTCAAACCCACCGGCTCCACCGTAACTAACTGACTGTAACCCAACTTTTGCTGCAAACCTTCCATAAATACACGTTTCTGTTTCGTCtccataagaaataaaaaatccgGGTAAAATTTTCTCCGAAACACTCGGAGTTGTTGTTCTGTCTCAGAGCTACCTGCTCCTTGACAGTTCCAACAAAAAATACTCATTGCGGCTGCAGCGGCTTCAATACGGAAGCCACCGAAGATTCTGTGTACTTTGGAGATTTGTTGTCCACGGCTGAAGCTGACACACCCTGCTTCCTCTTCGAACCATTTGCAGCCGTCTGATCTTGATCTTTCAAGGCAGGTCCAGCGACAGAGTTCCTTTTCATGGGGTTTGCTTTCCTCTTCCAAGATGGAGGACGGATCCTTGGAGCTTTGCCAAAGCTTAAGTTTCCGGAAGCACGCCCCTCCGAAGAGGGGCCAAGCTGAAAACCCGACGAAACAAGGATAGGGGCTGACATGGTATCAGGAGCTTTCGCAGATGATTCAGCTTCATCTTCAATACTTCCAAGCAGCAGCTGAGCACCAGCACGAAAAAGCTTACAACTATCTCCCTGATAGTTGATGTTTTCAGGGTAATGGAAAACATGACCCTTGCCTTTATCAATCTCATTCGTAATCCTTATTAGTCGCAAGGACGACTCTTTTGCATTGTCCTCAATGCCCTGTCGCACCCTCAGGATCCTTGCATTACGCTCAGTCTCATCAGAATGAGATATATAGAGCATAGCCATCTTCTGGTCAGTAGGGGATAGTTCAGGGAACAGTGGTGCGAAACCCGGTGGAGCCACCAAAGCTTCATCTCTCGCTTGGTTGATCACCGCAGGCATACTAGGAATTTTATTAGGAGTAATCGCAGAACTCGAGCTCCCACCATTAGACTTTATCTGCCCCTTTCTGAGGAAAGGACATCGGATCTTCTCATGTGTTAGCCTCAGACAGTGAAAGCAACGCTTATGAATCTTTTCATAATCATATTCAATGGTGACAGTTCCACCTGATTTCAGCGCCAACTTCCTCGCCGCTTTAACTGGATTATCCACATGGAAAGTAATCTTTGCCCTGATATACTCTTTAGTATGGGAGACTTTTGGATCATAGGCAATCACCTCTACTTTACCTATCTCCGAGGCAAGCTTATACATAGTTTCCGATGTGAAGTGAATCTGCGGAATATTCCGAATACGGATCCAAATCTCCATTGTGTTCAGAAAGTCCACAGGAGGAGAAGCGGTCCATCTTTCAAGCACCATCGCCCAGTGATTGTATGACCACGGACGATCATTCAGAACAGTCACCAGATCTTCCTCTCTTTGGAACACAAACTGAAAACGATCACGAGATAACGCTATACCTCGGACCCTTCCATAAACCCTCCACGCAGTGGGCATATAGTCGATCATGCGAGCCATGGATTGGCACTCTGGGTTGAGAAGGCGACCAAGCAGACTGGTCTCATTCGCATCCACGACCGTAAACTGAGGACTGTCCGGGAGCACCAGCGGTTCCTCATCTTCAATCGACATAGCACCAATAGCTTTTTGTAAGAAATCAGCCATTACGGCGGCAGAGCAATCAAGGACTGCGGCGGAGCTTGGAAGCAAGGTTAGGACTTTGGGAAGCAAATCAAGCGTGATAATCGTGAAATTACCAGTAATAAGGCAAAATTCTGATACGATTTTTTGTGAAATCATGATGAAAAGGAAAGATTGGCAATCACGCTGAAAAGAGTATGGAAACTTCCAAAGGAGAAAGGAAACTAGGAATTAATTGGAGCTAtgagaattttaaaaataggaaAGGGGCAATAAGTACCCTAAATAAACACCGTAGCAACTGGCCGGTAATTAGATTCTCCCAACCGGAAAGAAAAAGgaataaaccaaaaaaggaAAGTCCCAGACCGGACTTAAATGGCCGGAAATCGCCACACGAGAGAGagaattaggaaaaaaaaaagttttgattattattaGTTAGAAATGAAAGAAGTTTAATCTCTTTCGAAGGGTTGGTGTTATTCAATCAGGTTTTGATTATTATTCTCGAAATAAATTTTTTGTCCGACTCCTAAACACCCAAAAAAATGGTTTTGAAACATAATCGACCTTTTGGAACATGGGTTTATGTCAATATGATACAAAATTAAGATCAATTTAGTGTTTTTAAAGCTCTCCACAAATACACAACTCTATCCATACCCATGCACTGCAAATCGACGAAATTCACTTATATTTTGGCCATATAGATTCCctaattagaagaaaaaagtatgaaacaaaacatttttatatttccaCGTCATTTAACATCTCCAATCCAAACGTACTTCTCCAGGACCCACAAAATGCTGACTAGGCTTCTTAAACGAGACCATATGGCTCTTAACCATAAACGCAGTGACTCGCTTCGAAACCCTAATCTCCTCCATCCTCAGCTCTTGTAACCGCCTCACGTACTCCGGCACGTGTACAAGATCCCACAGCACTCCTACGCCGCCGGGTTTCAACACTCTCACCGCTTCTCCTAGCACTCTCGTCCTCTCTGCCGCCGCCTCCACCGTTTTCT is a genomic window of Brassica napus cultivar Da-Ae chromosome A2, Da-Ae, whole genome shotgun sequence containing:
- the LOC106430544 gene encoding uncharacterized protein LOC106430544 — translated: MADFLQKAIGAMSIEDEEPLVLPDSPQFTVVDANETSLLGRLLNPECQSMARMIDYMPTAWRVYGRVRGIALSRDRFQFVFQREEDLVTVLNDRPWSYNHWAMVLERWTASPPVDFLNTMEIWIRIRNIPQIHFTSETMYKLASEIGKVEVIAYDPKVSHTKEYIRAKITFHVDNPVKAARKLALKSGGTVTIEYDYEKIHKRCFHCLRLTHEKIRCPFLRKGQIKSNGGSSSSAITPNKIPSMPAVINQARDEALVAPPGFAPLFPELSPTDQKMAMLYISHSDETERNARILRVRQGIEDNAKESSLRLIRITNEIDKGKGHVFHYPENINYQGDSCKLFRAGAQLLLGSIEDEAESSAKAPDTMSAPILVSSGFQLGPSSEGRASGNLSFGKAPRIRPPSWKRKANPMKRNSVAGPALKDQDQTAANGSKRKQGVSASAVDNKSPKYTESSVASVLKPLQPQ